The Gasterosteus aculeatus chromosome 17, fGasAcu3.hap1.1, whole genome shotgun sequence genome includes a window with the following:
- the inka2 gene encoding PAK4-inhibitor INKA2 isoform X1, whose translation MEQRLSKPECKNMDACLRRLKQELLCMKEAGDGLHAQMNSMMGALQELKLLQVQTALENLDVSGRPVNRGLARPAPPAASAPAASTSFEGQGSCFGQSEGLSPSPMQSASPSLQSRNAFCRGDRTLPRNRSSVGTSSSSASSLESESEGHGSENDLESIPKRWSGYSAPQVDFYGPTVGNPPTEPCAQPQAPRRAQAADLPGILYSLSREGPSLDSDYSRDSADDAGDWTSSLMSRVRNRQPLVLGDNVFADLVGNWLDLPEVEREEGGEEEARKRIEDGGADRPDTPAHPLRLSRSQEICKKFSLTTNIFKKFLRGVRPDRDKLLKERPGWMAPELPEGDLLKRPKKGAPKSSKGSFYLPFWASGQQGKGRSCSHLAEEEKNQQHHFPQFHQQPFAGMYLDRRQPETGLEKMQPLFDYNTAVWV comes from the coding sequence CTGTGTATGAAAGAAGCCGGAGATGGCCTCCACGCTCAGATGAATTCAATGATGGGAGCCCTCCAGGAACTCAAGCTCCTTCAGGTTCAGACAGCGCTGGAAAACCTCGACGTTTCAGGTCGGCCCGTCAACCGAGGACTCGCACGTCCGGCTCCTCCCGCAGCGTCGGCCCCAGCGGCTTCCACCTCGTTCGAGGGTCAAGGGTCCTGCTTTGGACAGAGCGAGGGGCTCAGCCCGAGCCCGATGCAGAGCGCCAGCCCGTCTCTGCAGAGCAGAAACGCCTTCTGCCGAGGTGACAGGACCCTCCCCCGGAACAGAAGCAGCGTGGGAACCTCGTCTTCCTCGGCGTCCAGCCTCGAAAGTGAGAGCGAGGGACATGGAAGCGAGAATGACCTCGAGTCTATACCCAAGAGGTGGTCGGGCTACTCCGCACCGCAGGTGGATTTCTATGGGCCGACGGTGGGAAACCCTCCGACGGAGCCCTGCGCTCAGCCGCAGGCCCCCCGTCGGGCTCAGGCAGCGGACCTGCCGGGGATCCTGTACAGCCTCTCCAGAGAAGGCCCTTCGTTGGACAGCGACTACTCCCGGGACAGCGCGGACGACGCCGGCGACTGGACTTCGTCGCTCATGAGCCGCGTCCGCAACCGCCAACCTTTGGTGCTGGGCGACAACGTCTTCGCCGACCTGGTGGGCAACTGGCTGGACCTGCCCGaagtggagagggaggagggcggagaAGAGGAGGCGAGGAAGAGAATAGAGGACGGAGGGGCCGACCGACCGGACACCCCGGCTCACCCTCTCCGCCTCAGCCGCTCGCAGGAGATCTGCAAGAAGTTCTCCTTAACCACAAACATCTTCAAGAAGTTCCTGCGCGGCGTCCGACCCGACAGGGACAAGCTGCTCAAGGAGAGGCCCGGCTGGATGGCTCCCGAGCTGCCGGAGGGAGACCTCCTCAAGAGGCCAAAGAAAGGGGCTCCCAAAAGTTCGAAAGGCAGCTTCTACCTGCCCTTCTGGGCAAGCGGACAGCAGGGCAAAGGCAGGTCGTGTTCCCATCtagcagaagaagagaagaaccaGCAGCACCACTTCCCCCAGTTCCACCAGCAGCCGTTTGCTGGGATGTATTTGGACAGGAGACAGCCAGAGACGGGTTTGGAGAAAATGCAGCCCTTGTTTGACTACAACACAGCTGTGTGGGTCTGA
- the inka2 gene encoding PAK4-inhibitor INKA2 isoform X2 has translation MKEAGDGLHAQMNSMMGALQELKLLQVQTALENLDVSGRPVNRGLARPAPPAASAPAASTSFEGQGSCFGQSEGLSPSPMQSASPSLQSRNAFCRGDRTLPRNRSSVGTSSSSASSLESESEGHGSENDLESIPKRWSGYSAPQVDFYGPTVGNPPTEPCAQPQAPRRAQAADLPGILYSLSREGPSLDSDYSRDSADDAGDWTSSLMSRVRNRQPLVLGDNVFADLVGNWLDLPEVEREEGGEEEARKRIEDGGADRPDTPAHPLRLSRSQEICKKFSLTTNIFKKFLRGVRPDRDKLLKERPGWMAPELPEGDLLKRPKKGAPKSSKGSFYLPFWASGQQGKGRSCSHLAEEEKNQQHHFPQFHQQPFAGMYLDRRQPETGLEKMQPLFDYNTAVWV, from the coding sequence ATGAAAGAAGCCGGAGATGGCCTCCACGCTCAGATGAATTCAATGATGGGAGCCCTCCAGGAACTCAAGCTCCTTCAGGTTCAGACAGCGCTGGAAAACCTCGACGTTTCAGGTCGGCCCGTCAACCGAGGACTCGCACGTCCGGCTCCTCCCGCAGCGTCGGCCCCAGCGGCTTCCACCTCGTTCGAGGGTCAAGGGTCCTGCTTTGGACAGAGCGAGGGGCTCAGCCCGAGCCCGATGCAGAGCGCCAGCCCGTCTCTGCAGAGCAGAAACGCCTTCTGCCGAGGTGACAGGACCCTCCCCCGGAACAGAAGCAGCGTGGGAACCTCGTCTTCCTCGGCGTCCAGCCTCGAAAGTGAGAGCGAGGGACATGGAAGCGAGAATGACCTCGAGTCTATACCCAAGAGGTGGTCGGGCTACTCCGCACCGCAGGTGGATTTCTATGGGCCGACGGTGGGAAACCCTCCGACGGAGCCCTGCGCTCAGCCGCAGGCCCCCCGTCGGGCTCAGGCAGCGGACCTGCCGGGGATCCTGTACAGCCTCTCCAGAGAAGGCCCTTCGTTGGACAGCGACTACTCCCGGGACAGCGCGGACGACGCCGGCGACTGGACTTCGTCGCTCATGAGCCGCGTCCGCAACCGCCAACCTTTGGTGCTGGGCGACAACGTCTTCGCCGACCTGGTGGGCAACTGGCTGGACCTGCCCGaagtggagagggaggagggcggagaAGAGGAGGCGAGGAAGAGAATAGAGGACGGAGGGGCCGACCGACCGGACACCCCGGCTCACCCTCTCCGCCTCAGCCGCTCGCAGGAGATCTGCAAGAAGTTCTCCTTAACCACAAACATCTTCAAGAAGTTCCTGCGCGGCGTCCGACCCGACAGGGACAAGCTGCTCAAGGAGAGGCCCGGCTGGATGGCTCCCGAGCTGCCGGAGGGAGACCTCCTCAAGAGGCCAAAGAAAGGGGCTCCCAAAAGTTCGAAAGGCAGCTTCTACCTGCCCTTCTGGGCAAGCGGACAGCAGGGCAAAGGCAGGTCGTGTTCCCATCtagcagaagaagagaagaaccaGCAGCACCACTTCCCCCAGTTCCACCAGCAGCCGTTTGCTGGGATGTATTTGGACAGGAGACAGCCAGAGACGGGTTTGGAGAAAATGCAGCCCTTGTTTGACTACAACACAGCTGTGTGGGTCTGA